One genomic region from Homalodisca vitripennis isolate AUS2020 chromosome 6, UT_GWSS_2.1, whole genome shotgun sequence encodes:
- the LOC124365615 gene encoding uncharacterized protein C18orf63-like, with the protein MTQYGDEDLKTVLLGSIPKQEDLYCLIGILRSSPKNKTNLSNKAYQNQIFKCRCLIFSEVEVIASPVLGAVHKIHIIVSRQFYRSGKLQHHLDKLNIMAQEPLPVDNVVYELCLRYTVTGSLGSTLESSREVPCPRQRLPHLFCSS; encoded by the exons ATGACTCAGTACGGAGATGAAGATTTGAAAACTGTCTTGCTAGGATCAATTCCAAAACAAGAAGACCTTTATTGCCTAATAGGGATATTACGTTCATcaccaaaaaacaaaacaaatttgtcCAATAAGGCCTACCAGAATCAGATATTTAAGTGCAG ATGCCTGATCTTTTCGGAGGTCGAAGTAATTGCCTCCCCAGTGCTTGGAGCAGTACACAAGATACATATCATTGTCAGTCGGCAATTCTATCGCTCAGGAAAACTGCAACACCATCTGGACAAATTAAACATTATG GCTCAGGAGCCACTGCCTGTTGACAACGTTGTGTATGAGCTCTGTCTCCGTTACACTGTTACTGGCTCGCTTGGCTCCACTCTGGAATCAAGTAGAGAGGTACCTTGTCCACGGCAGAGACTTCCTCACCTCTTCTGCTCCTCttga